The genomic stretch TCTTCGGCTACGATGAGGTTCTGCCCAAGCTCCGCACCGAACTTGACAAACTGATAGCGCAACGCCAGGCCGATAGCGCCGCCGCGAATTGAACTTCATCTCCATCTCCCGATGCTCATCGCTGAGCTCCCTCTCCTAGGATAAGGAGAGGGTCGGGGAGACGTGATTGCCAGGCATTCCACGAACGCCACAGGTCTTTGATATCCGCTGGACGCCAGCGTTCAACCTCCCCCTTGCCAAGTCGAGCCATGCGATGGCGATTAGAAAAGGTCACACTGCAAGTGGACTTCCTTTGTTAGTACTCGTCCCGATCGCAAACTCTTCCTTCGCACAGGGCTATTCGGTGCAGGGCGCCAATGCTTACGTGCAATCGAAAGATTGGAATGGGCTGCTCTCGTATGCGCAGGGATGGACACAGGCGGAGCCTGAGAATGCGACCGCGTGGTTTTATCTCGGCAATACCTATGGGATCGGTTTGAACGATCCGGCAAGCGCGGCGCCTGCTTTTAAACACGCAGTCAGCATCAATCCGAACTGGCCTGAGGCCTGGAACGCATTGGGACAGGTTTACGCTGCGAGCGGCCGATATCAGCAGGCGGCAGACGCATTATCGCGGGCGACCCAGCTTGCGCCTGAGCGCCCCAGTTATTGGAACAACCTCGCCACGGTTTGTACCGATCAAAAAGTATTGCCCGGCGGCGGCGTCGAATGCTTTCCCAACAGCTGGATGACCGCCCATCCCCACTGCGCCATCCGGCGGCTGCGGCTGAAATCCGCCCGCTTGCGAATGTTGCGGGTAAGATTATTCGAAATTCGCTGGAGCGAATGACTAGTGCACGAGGGCCCGCGACGGCTGCGGCGGCCGCAGGACGTCCGCGCGGGCGAGGCTTACTCGGTAGGGCGATTTCAGGTGCGACAGCATCTCGCTTATCGAGACGTTCAGCTTGGGATGGATAAGAGTGGGCGCCAGCTCGGCCATCGGGGCGAGCACGAATTTGCGCTCGTGCAGGCGCGGATGCGGCACCTCGAGGAGGCGGGTCTTGATCGTTTCCTTGTTGAAGAAGAGCAGGTCGAGGTCGATGACACGCGGTTTATACTTGCCCCGAGACGGCTTTTTGCCGCGCACGCGCTTGCG from Candidatus Binataceae bacterium encodes the following:
- the folK gene encoding 2-amino-4-hydroxy-6-hydroxymethyldihydropteridine diphosphokinase encodes the protein MPNRAFIGIGTNLGDRAANYREAIQRIAAIPETRVVRQSSIYETEPVGDLKGAFLNGVIEVETELQAEALIKRMLTAERIMGRKRVRGKKPSRGKYKPRVIDLDLLFFNKETIKTRLLEVPHPRLHERKFVLAPMAELAPTLIHPKLNVSISEMLSHLKSPYRVSLARADVLRPPQPSRALVH
- a CDS encoding tetratricopeptide repeat protein, encoding MPGIPRTPQVFDIRWTPAFNLPLAKSSHAMAIRKGHTASGLPLLVLVPIANSSFAQGYSVQGANAYVQSKDWNGLLSYAQGWTQAEPENATAWFYLGNTYGIGLNDPASAAPAFKHAVSINPNWPEAWNALGQVYAASGRYQQAADALSRATQLAPERPSYWNNLATVCTDQKVLPGGGVECFPNSWMTAHPHCAIRRLRLKSARLRMLRVRLFEIRWSE